TCTGCTTCACATTCGTTTAATTTAGCGATAAATGAGGCTTTATATCTTCTTTTTCGCCAAGCCTCTGCTAAGTTGGCACAAACTGAGCGAGATGAACGACGAATTTGGTCTGTAAGAGAGTATCTTTCTTCCTCTGGGAACCGTTTTGATATCTCAAAAATAGTTATAGCTGCCTGAAATGCTTTTTGGTAGATGATTAAATC
The Nostoc commune NIES-4072 DNA segment above includes these coding regions:
- a CDS encoding four helix bundle protein, producing MDKEEERRKIITHEDLIIYQKAFQAAITIFEISKRFPEEERYSLTDQIRRSSRSVCANLAEAWRKRRYKASFIAKLNECEAEAAETQVWLKFALRYQYLSIEEEKNLSGAYNQVLSGLVKMINQPEDWLIG